Genomic window (Festucalex cinctus isolate MCC-2025b chromosome 7, RoL_Fcin_1.0, whole genome shotgun sequence):
TACTAAAAAtacacactgtctctttaacACTGATGGTGTGAGTGGTGACTTCTCTATATGTGACCTACAGTGTTGccagtaacgcgttacttagtaacgtgttactcaaaaaagttgctttctaaagtaactaatagtctaacacgttactttattctacaaagtagtctgattaaagttactgtccagagaatcaatgcgttactccacattttcatgaagaaggcaaactatctcactgttgtaacagtcacaaacaactactgctaactacgaagatgaggcagaagtcattgatcaccacactgaattcagccatggtctggtcatgaatggtttgcacattcaaaacaaaagtgatgatacttttactactagttttattaaccaacaggcacacaacacaacaaaaaaagtgtgcattatggaccataaaagtggtaaaaaaaaataatttatttccatcctcaactggtccgtgaagcattatgggatgaggtcgtctccgccctctcgccagggggagtgacgtcagacaagttacgttttcagtaggggtggaacaaaaaaacgattcgaccgaaccatcgttcgtcaaggggagctaaacgaccgtatcggttgcgagtgaggctttatggttttcataacaatagcaagagttctgcgccgtgctctacttgttttgtttacatttcagtagcatcaccattcaagctacttccgtgtttccgtgctcgcgacacggcgcgcgcgcgcgcaacgagtgacaacatacaaatggagacagttagcagaagccggtgccgtacatctcggtatttcccatggctatcgagtcctctcggtgcacttgtatgtcccgggccggcgttggtactgcgcgcgagccaaaaagaataactcccgtgacgatccaatgcatggattcaaacgacacaggtatgtcccacagccaacacaccagctaagctaaaagcacactgcaagtatctcatttctcagtttgtggctccctgtcaatgtctacaactagcatgagcagcagataggagaactgagacgtgcccgcgattacgacagcccaaaaaacaaaatataaacagtagtgattctgtggtcatcatcgtgtctcagattaaaaaaacaaaaaaagatgtcataacattaaccaaaaatgaaagtgatgacaaaagaaaaaacaattgttaaatacaaaaattgttgattaaaaagggaaatgaacttttggaaatatttttgcatatattaagtggctaaaatgtgtttgatagatttattgttccataaggtggcttcatatttcttttggctggacggtaggtttatttcatgtcttaaatttatgtttctgaaatacttcacaatgtgcaaatattctgtttaattgtgttggtgtctgtctaaaggttaaatatttatatttaacattaaattatcaaccttttgttttcctgatccttattttgaagagaaaaaacaaacaaaccaaaaaacaattataactgtcaataactactaataaatatttaaactgatacatgtgtacacactggaatagcggaacaaacaaacaatagaggaatttaggggattttcattttcaacctggatagatttttattttttgttttataaaaagtatttacgttacaagaagtcaagagagactgcctattttgtttttcataaaaaaaaacctgtattttcatgttaaaaatgcactttcaataaagtatttggaactccgtttctactgcattatttttatgttgagatggtgttatcggcagctgctgaaagtaactaaaaaagtaacttttaatctaacttagttacttttaaaatcaagtaatcagtaacgcaatttagttacttttaaaaccaagtaatcagtaaagtaactaagttactttttcaaggtaactgtggcaacactggtgacCTATGACCTGATATGTCAAGAAGTCTGCATTTTATAACATGAAAAGACTGTACAGTGCCTTGTGAAAATATTAGCGggcatttgattattattattattattattattattttattttttttatttttactttttgacacatttttatgttttaaacataaagacataaaaaaaaaattttttgtgaAGAATCAACACCAAATGGGACATAATTGCAAGTGAAACAAAAATTATACAaaatttacaacttttttttattttttataaataagtAACTGAAACGATGGCTGTGCAAAATTAGGGTTCCTCTCTCTCAGTCCAACAAACTGACTCCAGAAGTTCCATGATGATTTCTGATGatagtttgtaaaaaaaaaaaaaaaaaaaattatagggaCTAATGCTTTCGTAAGGTACTGTTATGTCAAAGGAAGATCGCCCACAATCGCCCACTGGTAGGTTGGTTTGATTGGGAAAGGAGGCCAACTGTCTGGACCAGAAGGGGCTGTCATGTTTTTCTATGCTGTTTTTGGGGGCTTGGCTGCTAAAGTACTCAGGGTGACAGGAACTCTCTCAATTTCTTGAACCGTGTGAGTCTTTATTTGAGAGGGTTTGGGTCACTGTTGCCAGAAAAAACCTTCATGAAGCAGTGAGCAGAGACCCAATGAAGGATAAACACTAACCCCTCCAATCACAATACGCCCCTCCCCAGCCTTGCTTATTTTGAAGAGGGATCACATTGAAATTTTGTCCTGTTAACATGATTAAATCATGAAGTACCGCAAGCACTTTTTCCGCTCCTCCTCTTTTCCAATTCAAATGGCTGCTGCCCTGAAAGCGAAAAAGCGTGGAACCTGATCACTGGAGAAAATTGAATTTGATGTATCTTATTGTTTCCAATCTCTCCCCTCGACTATCACACGGATTCAATTTAGGTCTTACGGAGCGGTTTTGACATCACAGAGACACTGCAACTTCTTTGAAGTTCGAACAACTACCTTGAATAGACCCCATGAGTGGGCCCACATCCAACATATATATTATTCTAACTTTCTCTAGCCATGAGACAGTGGCTCCTCTGTGCTTTGAGAGTCCCAAGATGGAGCTCCTCCTCATTTACACCCGCCATCATTTTCACTCTTGTCCCAGCTAGCTCTATACATTGTGCCTATTACACATTATGCTGCACTGGGGATCGTTTGACCTTCCGTAAGACAAACCTTTGAGTCATCTAAAGGGTACAAAAACACTTACTTATGGTAAAATACATgtagtgaaatatttttttttaagtctgtggGTTTGCAGTCTCATTTCTTGCCCACAATATGATGATTTATTGACGTGACAAAAAGAGATTTGGATCAACTGTTGACTTAACACTATTGGTTCTTCAGGGGTTTGGTGCAAGATTTCTTGCCTGCCATGCATTAGACCTTTTGACCTAATTCCAGACCAAAGTAGTTTCTTATGGAGTCACAATCACAGCCAGGCACACCAAcactttatataaaaaaaatatatattctcaTATTTTTGCCTCAAGCAGGATTAAATGTTGATAATATGTAGTTTCTATTCGGTTATATGTCTTTTATGTCCAGATTTTCCTCAAAACACAAGGCCGGTGGTTTTGATTGACAGTGGCTGGACAAGTTCACCTGGCTCACACATACTAAGGAGGAAGGCATGCTTTGTAATATAATATGCCAAATGCATTGTGGCCCCTCGCAGCAGGGCTGCCTACCGCTCTTGTGagaaatatatgtaaatataaatatatatccgCTTCCAAACACCGCTTCACAAGATGCGACTTCAGTGGGAAAGTGGAGTGAAGACGTACAACAGTGCCCAGGAAGTTGTTGGCGAGATGAGGAAACGGGGCTACGAGATTGAGGATGCGCCAGTAGATGCGGAGGACTCCCGCCTCAAGAGACTGCTGGCAGCGGGGAACGAAGCTTGGAAACTGATCGACCGACCTAGCGAAACTGGAAGACGGGCTAGGAGACGGCTGCAAGAATTCGAACACAAGGACAACACTGGATAAAACGTGCGGTTTGATTTACTGttatacaaaaaaaggtaatataGAAGTCATGAATCCAAATGGAGATATATGTTAAAATAGGCCAGATTAGGAAAACAAGGATGTGTATTGTCAAGGAAATTATGGTGGTAGTATTATAATAGAATATGTTGACTGTACAGAATTCAAATGTCTGCAAAggctgaataaaaataaaaaaaatttaaaaaaaaacaggattacATAGTaacattttattctgaaagttaaaaaaataataattctgccaCTGACTGAAATTACTCAAACAGCTCAACTGCCATGATTGAGACTGTaccaagtagggatgtaacgatagcggaaatattgtgatatcacgatattaatattgccacaatatcgttgtcgtcacgatattaaaagcagcacatctgttaaaaaaaaataaaaaatcaggttgatttccatttgtgcagttctagcaccttctggtgactattttttagtacagtttaattttcacaaggcatgttttggctcttctatgttcaaaatccacgctaatggtcaaatgaagggcaacgtaatatgcttgtgaaccgagacgatatgtggaggaacttgaTGTgcgcgtgcattagcaagtaagtacattttatatatatatatatttatatatatatatatatatatacatatcagcaacctccccacaatattgtgataattgtaAGATTTTCAGGGTAAACCGAAGCCTGACTTGTGCTTGAGCCATGAAAAGCCTGTGATAAATCCGTACAGCGATGTCAGTCATGGGAACTTTTGGCTTATTGTATCCATGAGTGTGAAAGATGTCAGGCTGCTAAAAATTGACCATGACTACACATGAGTTTTCCGCAACCACACTACACTCAAGTTATATTTAAGCATGCTAAAAGGTTTAAGCTTCTTAACAAGATTACTCAGATTAGTAATAAGGACAAAATAAGTTGTCAAGAGAACATGATgtggaaaaagcaaaaaaaaaaaaaaaaaaatgtcagtggcAGCAAAATGAttaatcattcactgccagccattttagaaaatttaaaaaaaatttaatacccatgtgatattacgttcaataattacatatataaaccgaatctaccaaatgacagaatagactccctacattttgtcccgtcacgttcttttataattgacagtagaaaaatgtaggtttgccaaaatacagccatttctcccatggactctgaaactgtgtttatttcgtataaactGCGATTACTATTTATCATTTACCGCCGGGTGGAGGGAGCACACATGGCGATCAGCGACATCTCAAAATTTCCCAATGGGCAGCCCACCCCATCACAATTTTACAGAAATTCACTGTTAATtctacatacatttttttacagtggCCGCTGTTTTCGTGCCCAGCACAAGTCTAGCGATAGCGCAGACACGTATTGCGGCGGTGTGGGATGGAATGCAGCCGACTCCTGGACACTCGAAATggctcccctcattcccatTATAATCAGGGTGGTGCTAGCTGGGGTCCTTGCATGAGATTGGCGTGCGCAACGTGTATTTATACAGGATCTCCCCTTGCTGATGATGTAGTAGGTGTGTAGCATGTGGCGTGGACAATTGGAGACCCCCTCTCAATCAGTTCATCTGCATGTTGCCATTCATAGAGTAGAATGAGATTTGtacatttgtgagtaaattaaAATAACTATATACATATACTTTTTTTGTCTGGTGGTGTGCCATGAAATTGAAATGATAGAAAATCCGTGCCTTGGCTGAATGAAGTTTGGGAAACATTGCTCTTACCACGACGTTCCGTCTTTCCCATCCCgcctgttaaaaataaaaagtcccctctgtttattttaatcaaaacccaaatttcatttattttatgagaCAGAATGTGAAGAGCAGGTCAGTGAGCAATTCTTCCATTGTGATGAAAATCATACCCACGTACACGCCCTGTCTTTATAGTGGGCATGTTTAAGCATTTGTCAAGACAAACATGGAAAAGCAAGCCACTCATTTTAGGAGATGTTTTTGAACAAAGTGGTAAAGGGACAAAGAAAATGACAGGGTGGGTGGCTTGACTTGTCTGACTCCGTGGAACTGCGAATGACTCTCTAACCACAGAGTGGTGAGTTAGCCCCACCAAGGTCTGTCACGATGCTTTGACCGAATAATAGGATCATTTCACATCGCGTTTGCCACTGGAAAGCATATCTAAGGCCCTACTCTATCTTCATTTGTCAACATTTAAAGAGAGCTGTGTGACAGCATCGGTGGTTGCTTCTGGTGTTTGCCACAAACCAAGAATTACTGTCTGTCCAGATATTCACACTGATGATAGACTGATGTGGTATTACTACAGTGtgtcacacacaaaacacaaatataaaccCTGTGGTCAAATTATACACTTCTGAGGACATGTAGTTGCTACATTTAGTCAAATTAGTGAACCTTTCAAAAGTTTCCAAATATTGAGCAGCAGATGTGTCGCCACAGTAGTTTGTCAGTCTATTCTAGCAAAATCCTCTTCAGCACTCACGCACATGCAATGTATTTAAAGCGACAACATACAGTTAGTCATTTCACTTGAAAACAGCTTCAAAATAGTTCTGACGAGACAGTGGCTTGTAATGGGGCGAATATAACTCATTGCCACAGTGAATAActgattcactcccagccattttcacagaagcaatcccgttcgctcgcggctgttttactggattttgactgattttgcaaggcccacagaatattgtgttcaattgctataaaagcaagattaaagtctcttctttcgtcaggaaaaaaaaaaagtatgtttctatctgtttcagttttgcagcaattagcattagaagagagctaagtttcatcagttttcacaaatctatttaaaattgtaagtaatttagctttttttctagatggccctggttgatctcatttgctctgctgccacctgtttgtgtaataactaccatttctgcaaccgttctttgcagttgagagggtgcatcaaagccttctgtatgctctagcataaaaaaaacaaaaacaaacacaaaaaacgtataaatacgtctttgggacacttaaaacataaaaaaacgtatttacacgttattgggagcaaatgagataaAGATGGGCTACTTCAACAGTCTTCAATAGGCAACTCAGCGCACGTTTATTTATTCGGAGCACTTCAAACCTGACGGAAGTGGaggattgaaaacaaaaacaatattttttaaatgatccgTCTATTTTCTGGACTGATGAATCCGTCCTGGGGCAATATTGGACTATCCCAATTGTCTGGTTGAAAGCCAAAGGCAGTCTAACACACTGACTGAAATGTCTCCCGTCCCTCCGGCTATCTGTGTATAGTGGCTCATGCGAAGGAGCATGTGTTTTTGCattctgtttttaattaaaaccaaTAAAAGTAATTTAATCAGAATGATGTGCTAATGACAGAACACGTTTGGAGCCGATGCTTGAATAGAAAAGCGAGTGAGTGTTGTGTTGCCCAGCAACCATGCTTGCATTCTGGCACACGCGAGCGAGTCACAACCAAAATCGAACTCAGGGCACCATTACTATGACTGAAGTTGTTTGTGATCGACACTTTCAAACATTAAGCCTCCGTCAGCATGCAGAAACACTTGGGGGGCGACACTCAACACATTAAAGGGAAGATACAAGCTAATAGGCACAGACGAACTTAAAAAGGTAGGGTTCTTTGcactcatctgggcattggtggtGGTGGAGCATGCATGATGTCGATCAACCTTTTAACactaacattttaaactccacaatgcaactttaaccccttcagacccataGATGGTTGCAGTGGACACGACATATTCacgtctaaaccaataaaacgcataatttggatgatgtcaacatttctggttcatgattggatcttaactaaccaatcacaatcgcaagttgatttacatcaggggtgtccaaactttttccactgagggccacatacagaaacagaaagctgcaagggccactttgattttttttaagttatttattaacacattcattgccagaccagcaaaaaatgcatcatttgacgtctttttccgtcaatggcagtgaatgagttaaacatggtaaaaatcaatgaagcaattataaattgttgatataatgtacagatacttattgaaaactgctaacagtcacaaggcaaatagtgacccctgtgtgccactattatagatacgcctctccactgagcagcagctgaatcccaacttgacgttctgaaccacaacaagaacaatcggtagtaaactgaccacacttaagaaccattaatttcatgtgatgttttcacaaattggaccttgacactaagcaacaagtggatgaaactatttttatttctgaaactgaattattagctgcattagcttttttttttttaacagcattgaaaaattatttttagtattggcCGCGGGCCGCcagaaaatgtatggcgggccgcaaatggcccccgggccgtagtttggacaccctgatttacatgatgttcatgttaaaaatgttgcatattaGCTTGGGTAATTTTACAACATGTTATAGCCATATTATCCTGGCGTCCACTAACAggataaccccccccccaaaaaaaaaaaaaacatttcattttatttcattttatttgaaaggaACAATGCACATTAATGAACAACACGAGTTGTAAATATGCCAGATTCTAGCAGCAGTTGCTAATTTGCATCTGTAGTCccgtataaatacattaaaatacacaTCAAATAGCAATACAAAATCAAGTTAAAACAAATAAGTGcattacaataaaacaatagAATACCATAATAAAATCACTcgataaaaacaaatcaatgtaAAAAGAGTTAATGTTCACACTTCTGATTGTCCTTCCGCGGAGAGGCAGACTGACATTTCCATGTTGTTCTTAAATATGTTGGGAAAAGAGTCGAAATCAGCAAATTTGTGTGATTTGAGTGATTTATGTACAAATATTAACTtagaaaaatgattttttctTGAGTAAGAAActcaaaatataaacacaaaacTGTAGACATTGCcaatgcaatttaaaatcatatttacagtcaacacttgaaaaataaataaataaataactagagctgcaaacaTAGGGCGTGTGTGTGCTATTTACATACTATACAGGGCATCAAcagcaacattttcacatttgacaaactatttacaaatgttGGGCTATTTACaagatgtgtgtgcatgtttttttttttttttcatatgttgTCCTAGGTTTTTTGCTCGCAAAATGACAAAAGGGTTAAACATTGTCAGCTGGAAGAGGTACgcgacaaactttttttgtccaattcATGGACTTGCGCATGAAGGGGTACTACGAAGTGTTTTGGACAAGTTTGTCTACCCTGTTCATGTATTTGTTATACTCAACAACAACATGCAGGATTTtccaatgcaactttttttttagtgccttCTGCCACACCGTCAAGTCTCCATTTCATTTGGATGGCAGGTTGGGATCATCTTCAGAAGTCGCTTGTCCTGCCACGGCAAAACCATCACATTATTATTGTGCCGGGCCAATGTTCCTCCAATCCCCAAGGCAGACTTGGTCACTTCAGCGATGACTTGAGGTTGGCCCCTGAGTGTTCCACAGACATTGATTTGTCCTCCCAGCAAGCGCTCACACAGCTCAACAGCATTATAAAAGTTGTCCATGTAAAGTGTGTGACCATTTCCTGGGAGACGGTCAAGTAAATTGAAGACAGTCTGACAGGGTACTGGGCTGACCAACATGGGGCTGCATATTGAAGCAATACCCTGTTGCTGAGTCACAAAAAATGTCTGATTTAATGCCGTATTTTACAGGCTTCTTGGGGTTGTGTACTTTGAATGACAAGCGCCCCCGCCATTGCATCATGCCTTCATCAATACAAATATTCTGCTcaggctgaatttttttttaatttttttagtaaGTAGTTCAACACGGGGGAGAACTTTGCACAGCATGGCAGCTGGATCAATTGTCTCAATTGTTATTATTGAAATGAAGGAACCTCCAAATCAGCTGGTTTTGGTTCCTTGCCATGTAGTAGTAGTGATCGCTTGGCCAATTAGATGGCCGTTGCGACCAGTCGTCTGACGTTGTCGCGATCCTGGGCCCGAAGCAGAAGGTTGGAAAGAGGACTGGTGGAAGCCACCTGTGCTACCCAGGTGAATCTTGGGCGTCCAGGGGGGCAGAGCCAGCCACGAGGAAGAGGGAAAGATGCATCAGTGAGGAGTTGTTTTGCCGGTATCATCCAGGCGAGCCACGTGACCGAGCAGCTGAAGTCGCCACCTCTTGATGAGGGGGGAGACCGGTATTGGATTTCCTGCCCTGGCGTAAATTGTCTCGTTGCGGACGAAATCGTACCAGCGGACACGCAGAATACTCCGCAAGCAACGCCTGTGGAATGCTTCTCGGCGGCGTTGCACAACTGCCGAGAGCGTCCATGTTTCGCTGGCGTAGAGTAGGACTGGGATGATGACGGAGTCGAGGAGACGGAGTTTGGTGGCCAAGCGGATAGAGGGGCTCGACTACACCCTAGAGAGCCTGCCAAAGGCGCTACGTGCCAACTGGAGTCGACGCAGGATCTCGGGATCGCAGGAACCACTTGTGTCGAACTTTGACCCAAGGTAGATGAACTCCTTGATTGACCTCCACCTCTCGACCATGACCAAGTGGTACCAAAGAAGGGACCATCAGTGTATCCATCAGTGATTGTAGCTTGGTCTTGACCCAGTTGATTTCCAGTTCGAGTGGGAGAGTCTTCTCAGAGAAAATCGGCAGAGCATCCGAGAGGGCATCCAGGAAGGTGGCGAGCAAGACAATGACGTCAGCGTAGTCTAGGTCGGTCTGCGTGGAGTGGAGACTAGCACCCACCTCTGGGCAGCGAGCGAAGGACGAGGAAACCCAATCGTCAACGGCAACGTTGCCTTGCCATGGTTTTGTTGATATGTGGCGTGGAATCGTCCTCATCCACAATCTAGTATGAAGCCAAGTTTggctttgtcagaaaaaaatgtcccaaaaaaaattattatgttCTGTGACACTCACTGGTCTCCATTTCTGCCTCTGCTTTTGGGAAGCCTCTCAGGATCCGCCTGGTAGAACTGATGAGCATACAGGTTTGTCTGCTCAACAATATTCTGGAGCAGTTCATCAGTCAAAAACAGCTCCAGGAAGCGCACTGGCTCACTGGACTCCAGCGCAGCTACCGGACCTCTGGGTCCTGGGGTTGATGTAAAACGGAATGCATGAGGCTGCCAGCCGATTTCATGCCACCCATCATCATTCTTGCAACCTGAAGTGGAAATGTGATCAATTAGCATGAATATTATTACTTATAACCTCTTTTTCTCATTACAGCATTGGCTTTATTTGAATACCTTTTTCCTTTCTGCCTCTCCCCAGCGTCTGGGTCGTCCTGTAAATTGCAGaaaaataatgtatatagtTACCATCTAATTTCAATTTTTGGCCCTTGAAGGCCTTCATCAAGATGCTCACCCTTTGATCTTGGCCTGCATCAGGTCTGCATCAGGACTGCAACAGAATCCTCTTTAGTTTCTGTCTCTATAAATCTCTTATTGGCAGGATTCTTAAGATCATCCTTAGTTCTTGAGTCTAAAAGTCCAGTTGCAGTTCTTAGTATGACCCCATTGAAATGAGTCGAagtcagcaaaaataaataaataaatgaatatgcgGGTCTGAAGGGGCTACGTCTTTTACCAAGATGTTGACAAACAATTGAATGTCCATCCGAGGTTCTTTGACACATAGtgatttatttacaaatattaacttagaaaaaaaatactttttcttgaGTAAGAAActcaaaatataaacacaaactGTAGACATTGCCAATGCAATTTAAGATCATATTTACAGTcaacactggaaaaaaataataacaataactagagctgcaagctgCTGCAaaagggcctcgcagcggcaccgccgctgctTGGGCCCTCACAAAGAACATAGTCCTTAAAGCGGTCGAAACATTCACAGATTTCTCTTTTAATAAGAATTATTACTAAATCCCCAATAACACCTAGACAGGTAAAACCGACTACTGCAAAAAGGCATTTCTTAGCGCCATTCATTACTTTTTTAACAGAGCAAGAACTAAAACTTCTGGTCTGAGTTTGATGTAATTTTCGGGGCACCTCATGAACATGTTTGTTCTCTGTTGTTCGAAATCTTTCTATCTCGGCAACAACAGGATTATTGCCAAGCGCACCCTCACCCGCACCACCTTCATCAAGAGGCTTTGTTCTTGGCTCTAGAAGGACTGCATCGACAGAATCTTTAGTTTCTGTCTCTAGAAATCTCTTATTGGAAGGATTCTCCAAATTAGTCTGCGCCTCGTCGACTAGACCACATTGATTTCTTGGCACTAAAAGCTCCGCAAAGCCTTCATCAACTGGATTCTCAGTTTGTGCCTCTAGAAAACTTTTATCAAGAGGATCATGCTCAGTTTCTCTTGGCTCTAGAATGACCCCATTGAAATGATCGCGCTTGGTTTCTGTCTTTAAAAGACCCTCCTCAATAGAATCTTCAATTTCTTTCTTCAGAAAGCCTTCTTTACCAGAATCGTCCTCAGTTCTTCCTTCTCCAAGCAAGTTAAAATGATCATCTGCTGTCATTCCCGAAATTTCAGCAAATGATTTTTTCTTGATTCTTTGCGCAAGCTGGTCTTCAAGATCAATATTAGTTTGTCTTATACTGATCATGAGCTGTTTCATTTCTGTGATCGCGTGTTGATAAAGTTGTTCCCTTTGTTTCTCATCTTCACCATAGTCTTGATATTGTTCCTCGTCAGTGGGGATCTTGAGGTCTACAAATCCAATCTTCAGGTTGGACAACTTTTGCTCTGGAAGAGTTGTAAATTCTTTCAGCTCCTCTCGAACAATTTCGTTGTGTTTCTGAAGCCTATGTAATTTATTTCTGAACCTTTCGTTCTCTGTCCACCCTTTTACCAGGAAAGAGCCGCTGTGATCTATAGAACTTGTTAAGTCTTGAATTCCTTGTAATGCAGAATTCGGCGCATGCACTTCTGTTGAGAGATGATAGGtctctgtattattattttccaatTGAAAATTTGTGCTGACCAAACTCTCATCGAGGTTCTGTGTCGTTTCAT
Coding sequences:
- the LOC144022970 gene encoding uncharacterized protein LOC144022970, producing MQAKIKGTTQTLGRGRKEKGCKNDDGWHEIGWQPHAFRFTSTPGPRGPVAALESSEPVRFLELFLTDELLQNIVEQTNLYAHQFYQADPERLPKSRGRNGDQLWMRTIPRHISTKPWQGNVAVDDWVSSSFARCPEVGASLHSTQTDLDYADVIVLLATFLDALSDALPIFSEKTLPLELEINWVKTKLQSLMDTLMVPSLVPLGHGREVEVNQGVHLPWVKVRHKWFLRSRDPASTPVGT